A genomic window from Bicyclus anynana chromosome 11, ilBicAnyn1.1, whole genome shotgun sequence includes:
- the LOC112052863 gene encoding nudC domain-containing protein 3 gives MAYSAEYAKYDDVLTSILVNEKSILGFLSTIFNFLARRTDFYYVPEDTEYKNMGFPPGVAEELVLKVLRRCDPKNWHPNTDTSSDMNEIMCSTVAQEVEVIADDDMDEINDTMESATIQDNETSDNSNNQNKIQENIESCEIKTKDKSSIIPDDYEPPVIPTQKNSESYNGAIREKYSWAQTIMDLDVTVKLPPDIKSSKELKVTINPGDLTVACRNGDIIINDALPYKIKTLDSFWSISEGRLLLHLEKVQERWWNKLLNAEEEIDISKIDCSRPLNELPEDHIAKIHELQWNQEQKLKGLPTSDEIRNIEILKKAWNAPGSPFQGTEFNPNVLKK, from the exons ATGGCATATTCTGCAGAATACGCTAAATACGACGATGTGCTGACTTCTATTTTGGTGAACGAAAAATCGATATTGGGTTTTTTGTCGACAATATTCAATTTTCTTGCGAGACG aaCTGATTTCTACTATGTTCCCGAAGATACTGAATATAAAAACATGGGATTCCCCCCAGGAGTGGCGGAGGAGCTGGTGCTAAAAGTGTTGCGAAGATGTGACCCAAAAAACTGGCACCCTAACACTGACACTTCATCAGATATGAACGAGATTATGTGCTCTACTGTAGCACAAGAAGTGGAAGTCATAGCAGATGATGACATGGATGAAATTAATGACACCATGGAAAGCGCTACCATACAAGACAATGAAACAAGTGATAACAgtaataatcaaaataagatACAAGAAAACATTGAAAGTTGTGAGATTAAGACAAAAGACAAGAGTTCAATCATTCCTGATGATTATGAGCCTCCAGTGATACCAACTCAAAAAAATAGTGAATCTTACAATGGAGCAATAAGAGAAAAATACTCTTGGGCACAGACTATCATGGACTTAG atgTAACAGTAAAACTACCACCAGATATAAAATCCTCTAAAGAGCTTAAAGTTACAATAAATCCTGGAGACTTGACTGTAGCGTGCCGCAATGGTGATATAATCATAAATGATGCACTACCATATAAAATAAAGACACTGGATAGCTTTTGGAGTATCAGCGAGGGACGATTGCTGTTACATTTAG AAAAAGTTCAAGAACGCTGGtggaataaattattaaatgctGAAGAAGAAATTGACATTTCCAAAATTGATTGTTCACGACCCCTAAATGAATTGCCAGAAGATCATATTGCTAAG ATACATGAGTTGCAATGGAATCAAGAACAGAAGTTAAAAGGCCTGCCTACAAGTGACGAAATTAGGAATATAGAAATACTCAAAAAAGCATGGAATGCACCTGGCTCTCCTTTCCAAGGCACCGAATTTAATCCAAATGTACTCAAaaagtaa